From the Prunus dulcis chromosome 4, ALMONDv2, whole genome shotgun sequence genome, one window contains:
- the LOC117626397 gene encoding cold and drought-regulated protein CORA-like, whose amino-acid sequence MASSKAFLLLGLVFAVLLISSEVSATPTQESIVNGDGHGHGGYGHGHGGYGHGHGGHSHGHGGYGHGHGGYGHGHHGKGGPGAAETEIEN is encoded by the exons ATGGCATCCTCAAaggcttttcttcttcttggtcttGTCTTTGCTGTTCTCCTCATCTCCTCTGAGGTCTCAGCTACTCCAACTC AGGAGAGTATAGTCAACGGTGATGGCCACGGACATGGAGGGTATGGCCACGGACATGGAGGTTATGGACACGGACATGGAGGGCATAGCCACGGACATGGAGGATATGGCCATGGACATGGAGGGTATGGCCACGGCCACCACGGCAAAGGGGGGCCTGGTGCTGCTGAGACTGAAATCGAGAATTAG
- the LOC117625453 gene encoding TMV resistance protein N-like produces MTPSDNDDRLVGMNSRIEKMEAFLDLKERDDVRTIGIWGMGGIGKTTLAQLVFNNICNQFQASCFLGNVKDKSKNPDLVVSLQKVLFKKLLYSGDDIHNVHMGINSLSRRLPSKKVLIVLDDLDHKKQIEDLVGMDWLGPGSRIIITTRNEHLLKAYGVHHIYEVEKLNDEEAFQLFCKKAFKKGHKMADDYTNLSKGVVKYANGLPLALEVLGYALCGRELGEWESEFAKLKEHHDDNIIDVLRISYDGLDETEKQIFLDIACFFKGEDHDRVFNILDACDFYPKRGIRVLKEKCLVKVIEGNRLWMHDLVQQMGWSVVLRDSLDPGERSRLWVNESVSDYKDSRSWHDVNNVLEDNLGTISVHGIFLTLPAKEEIELDADPFSNMRVLKLLRICNANFSKCPEYFSRELRLLEWHEYPSESLPQSFRPSALVELKLPSSRIKQLWHERHLPLMKKLGLIDLSNCKCLTKTPDFSKRSFPTPSAGNLFKLLLLQGVQDWKGFQRLWET; encoded by the exons ATGACGCCAAGTGATAACGATGACCGTTTAGTTGGAATGAATTCTCGTATAGAGAAAATGGAGGCGTTCTTGGATTTGAAGGAGCGTGATGATGTTCGTACCATAGGGATTTGGGGGATGGGGGGCATTGGCAAGACAACTCTGGCTCAACTAGTGTTTAATAATATCTGCAACCAGTTTCAAGCTAGCTGCTTTCTTGGCAATGTCAAAGACAAATCTAAAAACCCTGATCTAGTAGTTTCCTTGCAGAAAGTTCTTTTCAAAAAACTGCTCTATAGCGGGGATGACATACATAACGTCCATATGGGAATCAATTCATTGAGCAGACGATTGCCTTCTAAAAAGGTGCTTATCGTTTTGGACGATCTCGatcataaaaaacaaatagaagATTTAGTTGGAATGGATTGGTTGGGTCCAGGGAGCAGAATCATTATAACAACTAGAAATGAGCACTTGTTGAAGGCATATGGAGTGCACCACATATATGAGGTTGAGAAACTGAACGATGAAGAAGCCTTTCAGCTCTTCTGTAAGAAAGCCTTCAAGAAAGGCCACAAGATGGCTGATGACTACACAAACCTGTCCAAGGGTGTTGTCAAATATGCCAATGGCCTCCCTTTAGCTCTTGAAGTTCTGGGTTACGCCTTGTGCGGAAGAGAGCTAGGTGAATGGGAGAGTGAATTTGCTAAACTGAAGGAACATCATGATGACAACATTATTGACGTGCTTCGAATAAGTTATGATGGATTAGACGAAACCGAGAAGCAAATCTTTTTGGACATTGCATGTTTCTTCAAAGGAGAGGATCACGATCGTgtatttaatattttggacGCTTGTGACTTTTATCCAAAAAGAGGTATCAGGGTCCTCAAGGAAAAATGTCTAGTTAAAGTTATTGAAGGAAACAGATTGTGGATGCATGATTTAGTACAGCAAATGGGTTGGAGCGTTGTTCTCAGAGATTCTCTTGACCCAGGCGAACGCAGCAGGTTATGGGTTAATGAAAGTGTCTCGGACTATAAAGATAGCAGGTCGTGGCATGACGTGAACAATGTACTCGAGGATAATTTG GGAACAATTTCTGTTCACGGTATATTCCTAACCTTGCCTGCAAAGGAAGAGATAGAGTTGGATGCTGATCCATTCTCAAATATGCGCGTTCTAAAATTGTTGAGGATTTGTAATGCCAACTTTTCTAAATGTCCTGAATATTTCTCTAGAGAGTTACGGCTTTTGGAGTGGCATGAATATCCTTCAGAGTCTCTACCCCAAAGTTTTCGACCTTCTGCCCTTGTTGAACTCAAGTTGCCTAGCAGCCGCATTAAACAACTGTGGCATGAAAGG CACCTTCCTTTGATGAAAAAGTTGGGGCTGATCGATCTTTCCAACTGCAAATGCTTGACCAAGACCCCAGACTTCAGTAAG AGATCCTTCCCCACTCCATCTGCTGGAAATCTCTTCAAACTTTTATTGCTTCAGGGTGTTCAAGACTGGAAAGGTTTCCAGAGATTGTGGGAAACATGA
- the LOC117625454 gene encoding disease resistance protein RPV1-like, with translation MLPSSASSTPKIRAHDVFLSFRGEDTRNSFTDHLYHALNQRGIDTFRDDEKLKRGTFIGPELLKAIEESSFAVVILSKEYASSTWCLDELAHIVECMKKRELQVFPVFYHVKPSEVRNQTGSLSQAFAKHEEKTVLLGEVGKWRKALTEIAIISGWVLDKARYLVNFFDCLKL, from the coding sequence ATGCTGCCATCATCCGCTTCTTCAACCCCTAAAATACGGGCACACGATGTGTTTCTCAGTTTTAGGGGTGAGGACACCCGAAATAGTTTTACGGACCATTTATACCATGCTTTGAACCAGAGAGGAATTGATACCTTTAGGGATGATGAAAAACTGAAGAGAGGAACATTCATCGGCCCAGAACTCTTGAAAGCCATTGAAGAATCGAGTTTTGCAGTAGTCATTCTTTCAAAAGAGTATGCTTCTTCAACGTGGTGTTTGGATGAACTTGCACATATTGTTGAATGCATGAAAAAGAGGGAACTCCAAGTTTTCCCGGTTTTCTATCACGTCAAACCATCCGAGGTGAGAAATCAAACTGGAAGCCTTAGCCAGGCCTTTGCcaaacatgaagaaaagaCCGTACTGCTGGGGGAGGTGGGCAAGTGGAGGAAAGCTTTAACGGAAATAGCCATTATCAGCGGATGGGTTTTGGATAAAGCCAGGTACCTAGTTAACTTCTTCGATTGTTTGAAACTTTAA
- the LOC117626398 gene encoding urease accessory protein UreE-like has product MASSKAFLLLGLAFAALLISSEVSATPTQESAVNYDDNFLDDHEHGHGHDHRHVHGHGHDHRHGRHGHGHHGKGGPGAAETETEN; this is encoded by the exons ATGGCATCCTCAAaggcttttcttcttcttggtcttGCCTTTGCTGCTCTCCTCATCTCCTCTGAGGTCTCAGCTACTCCAACTC AGGAGAGTGCAGTCAACTATGATGACAATTTTCTTGATGATCACGAGCATGGGCATGGACATGACCATAGGCACGTCCATGGGCATGGGCATGACCACAGGCATGGACGACATGGCCATGGCCACCATGGCAAAGGGGGACCTGGTGCTGCTGAGACTGAAACCGAGAATTAG